CCATTTGTGGAATTATTTACTCTCCTTACTACCTTGGCTTGCACTTATCTTCCATGATCTTGTATTATTTCCcaccaaatttcgaaattcgCATGCACAAGTGTAGATATCATTGACTTGGTATTAAAGATTTCCAATCTATAAAAATTTTCAATATCTATATCTTATTCTAGTACAAGGATCCAAGATCCTAATTTCCttgcaaaaattaattatatggtggcaaaaaaattttggttctcacatccctcccttcttatgggaagtttcgtcctcgaaactggaGTTGGCTTGGTCACCAAATAGGTAGGGACAATTCTTTCGCATCCTCTCTTCaacttcccaagttgcttctctcTCTGTGTGGTTGGACCACTGTACTTTGACATAGGGAATGATACGTCGTCTAAGAACTTGTTCTTTGGTGTCCACAATTCTGATGGAGACTTTTTCGTATTTTAGTTCTTCTCCCAAGTTTCCTTCGATTATGAGTGGTTCTACTTCCAACACGTGACTCGGGTCTGTAACGTACTTTCTCAATTGAGACACGTGGAACACGTCGTGGATTCTTGACATGTTTGGTGGCAGTGCCAGTCTGCATGCTAGCGTGCCCACTTTTTCCAAGATCTCGAATGGTCCAACATATCGAGGGTTCAGTTTCCCGGCCTTACTGAATCGGACAAATCCTCTCATAGGCGAGACTTTCACATAAGCCTTCTCGCCCAAGTTGAACTCTGTTGGCCTTTTTTTAAGATCTGCCCAGCTCTTCTGTCGATCCTGGGCTGCCTTGAGCTTTTCCCGAACGATTTTAACGTTGTCCATGGTCATCTGTACTAGCTCGAGTCCCACCACGGCTTTTTCTCCATAttcatcccaatacagtgggGATCGACATTTCATCCCGTACAGAGCTTCATATGGTGTCATTCCAATGCTgttgtgatagctgttgttgtaggcaAACTCAATCAAGGGTAAATGTGTGCTCCAGTTGCTGCTGAATTCAAGGGCGCATGCTCgcagcatatcctctaaggtTTGTATGGTTCTCTCAGTTTACCCATCGGTTTAAGTATGATAGGCCGTACTTATGGTTACTTTTGTTCCCATGGcctcttgaaagctcttccaaaagcgcGAGACGAACCTCGAATATCTAACAGATAAGATGCTCACTGGCACTCCGTTCAGTCTCACAATGTTGTCCATGTATAGTGAAGCCAACTTGTCGAGATTGTAATTCATTCGGACGGGTAGGGAGTGTGCAGTCTTTGTGAGTCTGTCTATGATCACCCATATACCGTCATGGCTTTGCCTTGACTTTCggcaatcctaccacaaagtccatggaaatatgctcccatttccaatcGAGAATTTCCAAATGTTGCAATAATCCTCCAGGCCACTGGTGTTCCGCTTTGACCTGCTGGCATACCTGACATCTAGAGACGAATTCTGCTACATCTCTTTTCATGCCAATCCACAAGAAATTATTCTTgagatctctgtacatctttgtactgctTGGATGGACTGAGAATTTGGACTTGTGCGCCTCTGTCATTATCTCTTGGCGAAGGTTATTGCTGTCAGGCACACACAGTATTCCTTTCATCCAGGTTCGTAAAACTCGCTAGGATTAAGCAGTATTATTGAACCAGACAAAAAACAAGCAATGAAACCAAAGACGGCTTTCAGTGGTTCGGagtcaaattctagaaaaaaattcatttctaaTCAATAATGTTATTAAGAAGTTCGATACCCTTGTTCCAATTATTCCTCTGATTGATCTATGTTCAACGAATCACACCTAGTAAGAAAAAGCCTTTTGTTTGAGAAGCAGATGATTAATTGTCGTCAATCTGATGCTCTTGAGACTTTCCTTCTCTGACTTGCTCTTTAAGTTTGGTCAGTACCAGGTCTCGATCTTGGTTTAACTTGACCAGTGCTTGAATCTACACCACCATCTCACCTGGAGTGAGTGATGAGAGATCTGCCAAGTACGGCCGAGCATTTGTACGCAACAGGGTGTACGACTTCACTCCCAGGGTCATCAATGCTTTTTACAACACACCGGAGATTGATGATGGTCCTCAACCCGATCTTCACGAAGTCACTTCTTTACGGACATGGGGATTGATCAAAGCATTCCCGGCACATCCAGAACGCCTCTCTGCTGCAAATCTCACCTCCATGTACTCTGTGCTTCACAAAGTTGCAATTCGCAACTGGACACCATCCACCAACACTACGGTGGTAACAAAAGCTCAAGCACTGACATTGTTGGCCATTGGGACCAGGACGCTCAATTTTGGGAGAATGGTGTTTAAAACAATTCTCTAATACACTGAAGGTGGGATGAAATCATCCAAACAGCCATTCCCATCGCTCATTTATGGGATTCTTGAATCTCAAGGGTTCAGTCCTGATATTGATTTGCCCTCCTCCGATGTCAGCGAGCTTCTGAAGATTGTCCCTGCACTTTTCAAGGGAAATAGGAAGGTTGATCTTCCTTGGTCCGACCCTCGCAATGCTCCTGCAGCACCTGATAATTCCCCAGGCATTTCTGCTCCTCCACAGACCACTGATTTTATACTGCTCACTGTCCCAGAGGTGTAAGCACAACTTGATCATGCTCTGACCAAGATTGCTCAGGCTTAGGCTGACATTGCCTATTATGAAAATTTGGCTGCAAACTACCGGCTACTGTTAGAAGTATGTGTCCATTCTGGGCAAAATgggggagaacaaactcaaGCTGGACCATCAGGAACCAAAGATGCCGCCGGTGGAAAAAGTAGTGATGCCGATGCAGATTAAGGGAATGAAGAAGACTGAATTTTTGCCCCTAACAGCTCTGGTAGCTTTTATTTGTTTCCTTGAtcaattttattgttttgctCTTTTAGTTAGTGAGTTAGTGTGTTAATTCCTCTATGTTATCAATGTTTTGCTTTCCCTCATTAAATTCCACTTTCTGTTAATGAACTGATATTCTGCAGATGTTGTCTCACATGTTGCCATCACAACTAACAGCATCCGTGCTACCTTGTGTTTATTCAGGGGGAGAAAAATTTCCATATTAAGGGGGAGTTAACTGAAGTTTAACTTGGATAtagagtttgatttgatttttttccagaaaggcaaaaaggggagattgaagggaaatatatttttttatttaattgatataatttcttatcttaaataatttccctaatattatccttccttgttgatttgattgtgtatgATATTTAATGAGATTTTATCTTTCTAGATAATGAGATAAATATGCAAGTATTATCTTGATATGGTAACAATGTTTAAAAGAAGAGTTATTTTCTAATCAAATTGATATCTTCCTTATCTTATAGATTTCATGGTGATGAATGTGATAAATAAGAGAAGCAAGGATAGTAATGGACGGATGGACTATTGATCAATCATACACTCACGCTCGTGCTTTGTGGAACTTCAAAGGAAAACATTCTTCAAGAGACATGAAGTTTTGAAGAGTGCAGACACCGCGTGTTGCCTTGAATGTTGGAGATATCTACAGACAACATCTGTGACGAAGTTGGCTTAAGATCGTCTTTTGTTTCTCCTGTTTGGCATCACGTTTTGTTTGCTTTCCTGACTACGTTTATTCTAGTTACTTGTTTCAGAAAGCTGTTTATTTTCTCAATGtattgagaaaattgattttagtcATAATCACTAGTGATTGGCTTTTTGTAAACGATTTGGTTTTCTATTTAATcttgtccatctatttatttaaagtcaatctgtgttataaattttaatattctgctGCATGTTAGCTTAAATGTTGTAACATATGACACAACACTTAATTATGATATAATACAAATTCACAACGCTACACTACTGTTCTTATATAACCTTACATCTGTCAAGCAATATTGCTAACACATTGCACCATTGTAGCTTACTAGATCTTGGATTTGAAGGACCCTCGTTCAACTTGGACAAATAATCAGTTGTTCCCATATACAATACAAGAGCGCTTGGATCGCTTTTTGGCAAACATCTCATGGAAATATATGTTCTGCAAAGCACCTGTATCACATCAATATTATCATGGCTCTGATCATCATCGAATGATTTTGATCGGGCTATCCCCACATTACAATCCAATTGATATCCCGTATTGCAGCTGCTAAACCTTTTAAGTTCGAACCATTTTGGCAATCAGATAGCATATTTGAACAAACTCTTACTAGAATATTGGTCATTCTAGCGGTCCTATTGGAAGTAACAAGGTATGGATTTTCAATGGAAATTAAAGATGTGTGGACATAACTTGAAACAATGAAGCCATAATTGGAGAGATCCCTTGAAGAATTAAATCTTTTCAAGATCAGATTTCACTGTTAAATTCTCTTCCCACTGGACAATCAAACAGAGAAATAATGAGAAATCTTGAATATCAACTAGATTATCTTTTAGATTTGAATGAGTCATATAAGAAACAACGTCCACGCGCAGATTGGATTGTCGGAGGAGATcgcaaaaaaaaaagtaatccATCATAACGCTTCTATTTGACGTCACAATAATAGGTTTTCAGGGATCCATTCTATGGCAAATGATTGGGTTTCTAAACCAAAAGAGGTGCagtcattttttttatgtattattACAACACTTTGTTCATCATTTCGAGTCATTCATCGATCTCTATAGATGTTGCACTTTCTAGACTAGGAAGCTCGGGTTACTGGTCCAATGTGTACCCTCCTGGATGCACCATACACTGCTTAGGATGTCCACATTGCATTATTCGGGATGGCACTGTGGAAATCGCCTGGCCCCGATGGATTTCATGCCAATTTTTTCCAATCTAATTGGCAATTGGTTGTTGAGCAATTCACTTCAGTGTGCCTGCAGATCTTGTATAGAGTCATATCTATTAGAGATCTCAATACTACTTACCTGGTTCTCATCCCAAAGGTAAAGCATCCAGGACTTTTCAGATAATTCCGTTCaattattttatgtaatttattgCCAAAACTGTAGCAAAAGCAATAGCCAATCGGCTTAAACTGCATCTCCAAGATATTATTGATCCTGAAAAAAGTGCATTTGTTCAAGGGAGATTGATTACGGATAACATTTTGGTGGCCTTTGAATGTTTGCACACTATTCGGAGGAgagaagaagaaggaaaagacCGATGACAATCAAACTTGATATGGAAAAGCATATGACAGGGTTGAATGGGACTTTTTATGTGTTATCATGAGGCGGTTGGGATTCTAACTGTTGTTAATGGACCAATGAATCAGCTCCAGCTTGTAGAAACATGAAAGGGGTCAACTCGAGTCAATGTGTAGATTAATAGAGCTTAGTTGACAAAGTGAAGGATTAGAGGTTAAGAGTTAGTTAGCCTAATATATTCAAGTATTTTTCCATTAGCTAAGAGTACGAAATATTCATTTCcttctttcttcttctttgcTTCTGCAACTTCTAAAAGGCTTGAGGCCACAACTCTTTCTTGCTGTAATCTCTTTTGAGCGTGAATAAATTCCATAACTCCTGGTTCGACAGTGGATGTAGGCTTTTTTAGCCGAACCACTATATATCGAGTGTTCTTGATTGCATTATGTAATTTTCTTGGTTTCTTTATATTCAATTGCATTTTGGTTGAATCCATTTGTTCCTGGACGTATTCTGATTGAACGCGTGTTGGGATCATTGCATAACACTCACATTCATGGGTTGATCGAATATTCAATTTGTTGCAGTCTACCAGATTCTCAATTCTtcttaggcaaaaacttgtgtgagacggtctcacgggtcctattttgtgagacggatctcttatttgggtcatccatgaaaaagtattactttttatgctaagagtattacttttttattgtgaatatcggtagggttaaccgtctcacagataaagattcgtgagatcctCTCACAAAATGGCAAACCAACTAAATATTTTCTATCATCTCGAGGTCTAAAAAAGGGATGTCCGTTGTTTCCGTATTTACTTTTGCTATGTTCACAAGGACTATCCTCCTTACTGAAACGACAATCTGTTTCATGGGATACACGAGGGGTGTAGTGTGTTCGAAATGATCCAGACATAACAAAAATGTATTTTGCGGATGATACACTGTTATTTGGGAATGCTGGTCGAGAGAATTGCAATATTATACATAATGCGCGACAAGAATATGAATTTGTTTCGGGCCAAAATATTAACCTCAATAAATCAAGTATCATTTTCAGTCCTAGTACTAGTCAAGAGAAAAGATCTTGTTTACTCTTCTCTGAATATGCAACGAAATGAATCCTATGAAGTCTATCCAGGTCTTAGAGCATTTACGGGAAAAAATAAACAAAGAATTTTTTGAGGGAATTGAGGAGAAAGTCTGGCGCAAATTGCAGGGATGGCAATCACCACCTGCTGGAGTCATTAAAGTCAATGTGGATGCATTTGTTATCACTTCTTTGGAGTACTTTGGCGTGGGATTAGTTGGCAGAGACAGTAGTGGAGCTATCTTATTCGCTGATCGAAGGTAAAATTTTGCATGGTTCAAGAGTGTCGTTAATTTGGGATAGTCAAAGATAATAATTGAATCTACAGCGATTCAAGCCATACATCATCATACTCCTTTCTCCATGGATACACCCGCTGCGGAGCATATTCGCATACTTTGTTCAACCTTGGATCGAATTAAGTTCCAGCAATATTGCTCTCCGATTGCAAATCAAGTGGCACATGAATTGGCTCGCGAAGTCTTCATTATCTTTGTGACTTTTGATTTTTTGGAAGCAATTTCATTGTTTCACAGGCACTTGTAAACGTTGATTTGCGGGTTGATTAATGTTGTagatttattataaaaacaaaaaaacaaaaaatggtaGAAAGCTGTTGGTGGCAACACTGCATGTTGTCCATTGGACCGTGACAGGAAAAGCCATCAAGTCAACGCCCTCAGCAGAGCTCAACCCCTATAAGTAGACCGCACATTCCACATTCTTGAAATCGAATCAAAGCGATCCCACACACTAAAACCTAAAGCCAAACATGTTTACCGGGAACCCACTTCATGATGAATATTCCGTCGCCTTCCCCGCCGCTCCGTTTCCGCCACCGTCTACATTCCCACAGCCTCCCATATTCCTCCCCCCTCTGGCTATCCCGGTAGGTAACGACCACGACTTGATATCAGCACTGAAGCCCGAGTTCGGGTACATCAGCAGCGGCTGCAGCAGGCTATGGAGGCTCGCCTAGTTCAGTCACTAGCTATAACACGACATACAGTCCGACTTTAACCCAGAGCAGCGTTAGTAGCCAGTCTCTGCAGATAAACCAGCTGGAAGGCTACTCTGCCACGAATTCTTCGCATGGCTACTTTGAAGCCGAGGCTGATTCTTTCAGGAAAGCGTTGAGCACCGGTGATCTGCAGGTATAACACGTTTCTTGCGTTTCAGCTGCTAAGTAAGATGGAGTATAAGAACTTATGATTTCGAAAACCAAAACCAGTCTTAATTTCAAATgacaatataatcataaagaGTAATCCTCActttgttgtgtgtgtgtgttgtaaCAGGGCGTAAACTTGGCACCACGAAGCCTGCAATATTCAAGTGGCGGAATGGCAAGCGAGAGCAGTATAATAGAAAGCATGAATAGAGCGAGCCCGTACAGTCCAGaggagaaaaaagaaagaattgAGAGGTACAGAAGCAAGAAAAATCTCAGGAATTTCAACAAGAAGATTAAGGTTTCTTTTCATCCtaaaaacatatttattttttaagatcCCATATATGTTAAAAAAGAGTTTAATCTGTTTTCTTTCTTCTCGTTCACTGATTTGAACTATACATTGAATTGATCAGTACGAATGTAGGAAGACTTTAGCAGACAGTCGGCCACGCATCCGGGGAAGATTCGCGAGGAACGATGAATTAGAGAAGACGACACAAGAAGATCATGACGAAGACGATGATAATTGGATCCATTTTCTTGATGCATTTTCATCAAATATGTAATGCCTTGATTTTTGTAGGCCTCGAAATGCGATGGAACAAGCCCTTTTTTTTTTGCTTGTTGAGTTTACACTTTAAAGCTAAACAAGGAAATTCTTGAATTTAGACTGATCGATCTTCCGTGATAAGGCAGATCTTCGACATTAATGTCGGATTTAGACgaaaaaatagtatttttcgTGGACTGCCATGTTTTCCGTCAATTCCATCGTATCCTAATGGGATTTTTTCTTTCCGTTTTAGCGTTTTTTAATTTGGCATCATGTTGATTTAGGCGATTTAAATTTCGATTCTGATAATTTGGAAATGTTgatgtattttttattaataaaaaaactgAACTTGAATGGTCTTACAATATTTTCTTAACTATTTTGTGTGAATTCCTATTACAACTCAAAACcatttttttcataaaacaagAACGAATATAAAATAATTACGACATAATTTCACTTTATAGCCTTACTCGCGTTAACTTCGACGTTTCCAGTTGCAAAATTTGACATTAGATACTATCAAGATGTCGTCATTGATGATAAGATAAGTTCAAATAAACATAATCCTTCATCTTTGTGTAAGATTTTTTTAGGGGATAAAATGTATGTTTCTGATTATTTTAATATAGAATCGTTGAAAAAGAGTTTGACtcgataaatatatataatccaTAATATAActatagaaaaaaaattgatgagaCTGTCTCAggaagtcgtattttgtgagacggatctcttatttgggtcatccatgaaaaa
The Primulina tabacum isolate GXHZ01 chromosome 9, ASM2559414v2, whole genome shotgun sequence DNA segment above includes these coding regions:
- the LOC142504369 gene encoding uncharacterized protein LOC142504369; this encodes MNPMKSIQVLEHLREKINKEFFEGIEEKVWRKLQGWQSPPAGVIKVNVDAFVITSLEYFGVGLVGRDSSGAILFADRSPTLTQSSVSSQSLQINQLEGYSATNSSHGYFEAEADSFRKALSTGDLQGVNLAPRSLQYSSGGMASESSIIESMNRASPYSPEEKKERIERYRSKKNLRNFNKKIKYECRKTLADSRPRIRGRFARNDELEKTTQEDHDEDDDNWIHFLDAFSSNM